A region of Allocoleopsis franciscana PCC 7113 DNA encodes the following proteins:
- a CDS encoding hybrid sensor histidine kinase/response regulator — MFRLLLIDDSPDDRVLIRRELSQEFPHLEIEEITEAKSLSQALSAGNFDLVITDYQLRWNDGLTVLQEIKSRYPDCPVIMFTDSGSQEVAVEAMKAGLDDYLIKSPKHYVRLSNAVRLAWQRRESQRKAERLQMRLQALLNRLNVGVFRSTLQGQLLEGNASFLRLLGVSSLEEARTLDLQALLRLPEGELQQGNSEHEIHFCRADGRLIWLCLNQSLNTTEGEPILEGLIEDITERKLVQEELKRAKDELENRVIERTQELRQINAQLLKEMQEREQVQQRVHESEERYRHLVELSPDAIIINSGGQFVFINSVAVKLFGATSPSDLIGKPILDRVHPDYRQIVQEQIRQILEQGKPVELMEQKFLSFDGTVIDVEVAAAPFIYQQQPAVQVVVRDIRTRKKAEEELRKMLEKERELSELKSRIITTISHEYRTPLTIILTSAEFLEKYSHKITEERRLLHLKRIQTSSKHLADLVSDVLFMGQAEADRLKFNPIVLNLEVFCREVLEEIRFSIDNQAVIIFVVKGNCTQACLDEKQLRQILINLLSNAIKYSPKGGTIQFNLECQENVAVFRIQDEGIGIPTEDVSQLFESFHRASNVETIPGTGLGLAIVKKCVDSHQGKITVNSVVDGGTTFTVTLPLKPPVSHFDLRSSR, encoded by the coding sequence ATGTTCCGTCTTCTTCTCATTGATGATAGCCCAGATGACCGCGTTTTAATTCGTCGTGAACTGAGCCAGGAATTTCCCCACCTAGAAATCGAGGAAATTACCGAAGCCAAAAGTCTCAGTCAAGCTTTAAGTGCGGGTAATTTTGATTTGGTCATTACCGATTATCAACTCCGTTGGAACGATGGGTTGACTGTACTCCAGGAAATCAAATCACGCTATCCCGACTGCCCCGTGATTATGTTTACCGATAGCGGTAGCCAAGAAGTAGCGGTTGAAGCGATGAAGGCTGGGTTAGATGATTACCTGATTAAGTCACCCAAGCATTATGTTCGTCTGTCAAATGCAGTACGCTTAGCTTGGCAACGAAGGGAGTCTCAACGGAAAGCAGAGCGTTTGCAGATGCGCCTACAAGCACTGCTCAATCGTTTGAATGTGGGGGTTTTTCGTTCAACCTTACAGGGGCAGTTGCTCGAAGGGAATGCCTCGTTTTTACGTTTATTGGGCGTGAGTTCCTTGGAAGAAGCCCGAACTCTGGATTTACAGGCACTTTTACGGCTGCCAGAAGGGGAACTTCAACAGGGGAACTCGGAACACGAGATACACTTTTGTCGAGCCGATGGTCGTTTAATCTGGCTTTGTTTAAATCAATCGCTCAATACTACAGAAGGTGAGCCGATTCTGGAAGGATTAATCGAAGATATCACCGAGCGTAAGTTAGTTCAAGAAGAACTGAAACGAGCCAAGGACGAACTTGAAAACCGAGTCATCGAACGTACCCAAGAATTACGCCAGATCAACGCGCAACTGCTCAAAGAGATGCAAGAGCGTGAACAGGTACAACAGAGGGTGCATGAGAGTGAAGAACGATACAGGCATCTAGTGGAATTATCCCCGGATGCCATTATTATTAACAGTGGTGGGCAATTTGTCTTTATAAACAGTGTTGCTGTTAAGCTTTTCGGTGCAACAAGTCCGTCTGATTTAATTGGCAAACCAATCCTAGATAGGGTACATCCAGACTATCGGCAAATCGTCCAAGAGCAGATACGGCAAATCCTTGAGCAGGGGAAGCCAGTCGAGCTGATGGAACAGAAATTTTTGAGTTTTGATGGAACGGTGATCGATGTAGAAGTCGCGGCAGCTCCTTTCATTTACCAACAGCAGCCAGCCGTTCAAGTAGTTGTTCGGGACATTCGGACTCGTAAAAAGGCGGAAGAAGAACTCCGGAAAATGTTGGAGAAAGAAAGAGAACTCAGCGAACTTAAGTCTAGAATTATTACCACCATTTCTCACGAATACCGTACCCCATTGACCATTATACTTACTTCTGCTGAATTCCTGGAAAAATATAGTCATAAAATCACAGAAGAGAGGCGGTTACTTCATCTCAAGCGCATTCAGACTAGTAGTAAACACTTAGCAGACTTAGTGAGTGATGTACTATTTATGGGTCAAGCAGAGGCCGATCGATTAAAATTTAATCCAATCGTCCTTAATTTAGAAGTATTTTGCCGTGAAGTTCTCGAAGAAATACGCTTTAGTATCGACAACCAAGCAGTAATTATTTTTGTGGTAAAGGGCAACTGTACTCAGGCTTGTCTAGATGAAAAACAACTGCGACAAATCTTGATTAATTTGCTTTCAAATGCCATTAAATATTCCCCTAAAGGCGGTACAATTCAATTTAACCTTGAATGTCAGGAAAATGTGGCTGTTTTCAGGATTCAGGATGAAGGCATCGGCATTCCCACAGAAGATGTTTCTCAACTGTTCGAGTCATTTCATCGAGCCAGTAACGTTGAAACCATTCCGGGTACCGGTCTAGGTTTGGCAATTGTCAAAAAGTGCGTGGATTCGCACCAAGGCAAAATTACAGTGAACAGTGTTGTCGATGGAGGGACGACGTTTACTGTTACGTTGCCATTGAAACCGCCAGTTTCTCACTTTGATTTGCGCTCAAGTCGATAG
- the nth gene encoding endonuclease III yields MSITRKWAAKQQRAIEILIRLKRLYPEAPCTLNYETPVQLLVATILSAQCTDERVNKVTPELFRRFPTAVALSAANLEEIETLVRSTGFYRNKAKNIQGACRMIMTEFGGEVPKRMEELLNLPGVARKTANVVLAHAYDIHAGVTVDTHVKRLSNRLGLTEHTDPIRIERDLMRLLPQAEWENWSIRLIYHGRAICQARKPLCDHCALADICPSAALSNTLPTEVNLVKSAASLPTTK; encoded by the coding sequence ATGAGCATCACTCGTAAATGGGCTGCCAAGCAGCAGCGGGCAATCGAGATATTGATTCGCCTCAAGCGTTTGTATCCAGAAGCGCCCTGTACACTGAACTACGAAACACCTGTACAGTTGCTAGTGGCAACAATCCTCTCGGCTCAATGTACCGATGAGCGGGTGAATAAGGTGACACCTGAGCTGTTTCGCCGTTTTCCCACAGCCGTAGCTTTATCCGCCGCCAATCTAGAGGAAATTGAAACTTTAGTTCGTTCTACGGGCTTTTATCGCAACAAGGCGAAAAATATTCAAGGGGCCTGTCGCATGATTATGACCGAGTTTGGGGGTGAAGTGCCCAAACGCATGGAAGAACTCTTAAATTTGCCTGGAGTGGCTCGGAAAACGGCAAATGTTGTTCTAGCTCATGCTTATGATATTCATGCTGGTGTTACCGTGGATACTCATGTCAAGCGCCTGAGCAATCGACTCGGATTGACTGAACATACCGACCCCATTCGCATTGAGCGAGATTTGATGCGGCTGTTGCCTCAAGCGGAATGGGAAAATTGGTCAATTCGGTTAATTTATCACGGTAGGGCGATTTGTCAGGCACGAAAACCTCTGTGTGATCACTGTGCTCTTGCCGATATATGCCCTAGTGCGGCGCTATCAAACACCCTGCCTACCGAGGTCAATCTTGTAAAATCTGCTGCCTCTTTACCTACAACCAAGTGA
- the rpsN gene encoding 30S ribosomal protein S14, translating to MAKKSMIEREKKRQKLIDKYADKREELKAQFENAGTQREKLEAHRKLQQLPRNSAPTRLRNRCWVTGRPRAYYRDFGLSRHVLREWAHQGLLPGVVKSSW from the coding sequence ATGGCGAAAAAAAGCATGATTGAGCGCGAAAAAAAGCGCCAAAAGCTGATCGATAAGTATGCTGACAAGCGGGAAGAGCTCAAAGCGCAATTTGAAAATGCTGGCACTCAGCGCGAGAAGTTAGAAGCTCACCGCAAGCTGCAACAATTACCCCGCAACAGTGCGCCGACCCGTCTACGGAACCGTTGTTGGGTTACGGGACGTCCCCGTGCTTACTACCGGGATTTTGGACTATCTCGCCATGTGCTACGGGAATGGGCACACCAAGGTCTGTTGCCAGGGGTTGTCAAATCTAGCTGGTAG
- the leuB gene encoding 3-isopropylmalate dehydrogenase, whose product MAQHYRITLLPGDGIGPEIMAVAVDVLKVVGEQLNITFEFTEALIGGAAIDATGEPLPAQTLEICRDSDAVLLAAIGGYKWDTLSRHLRPETGLLGLRAGLGLFANLRPATILPQLIDASSLKREVVEGVDIMVVRELTGGIYFGQPRGIFTTETGEKRGVNTMAYTEAEIDRIGRVAFETARKRGKKLCSVDKSNVLEVSQLWRDRMTQLAAEYPDVELSHLYVDNAAMQLLRAPKQFDTIVTGNLFGDILSDAAAMLTGSIGMLPSASLGEKGPGLFEPVHGSAPDIAGQDKANPLAQVLSAAMMLRYGLNQPTAADRIEQAVLRVLDQGDRTGDIMSEGMNPLGCRAMGNALIQALSGG is encoded by the coding sequence ATGGCACAACATTACCGTATTACTCTTTTGCCAGGTGATGGCATTGGCCCGGAAATCATGGCAGTCGCGGTAGATGTCTTAAAAGTCGTCGGTGAACAGCTCAATATCACCTTTGAATTCACCGAAGCCTTAATCGGGGGGGCGGCAATTGATGCAACAGGTGAGCCTCTACCTGCCCAAACCCTAGAAATTTGCCGTGATAGTGATGCTGTCTTACTGGCGGCGATTGGCGGTTACAAGTGGGATACGCTTTCCCGGCATTTACGCCCTGAAACTGGACTGTTGGGACTGAGAGCGGGTTTGGGTTTATTTGCCAATCTACGACCTGCGACGATTTTACCCCAACTCATTGATGCCTCAAGTTTAAAACGAGAGGTAGTTGAGGGCGTTGATATTATGGTGGTGCGAGAACTCACTGGCGGGATCTACTTTGGTCAACCCAGGGGAATCTTTACCACAGAAACGGGTGAGAAGCGAGGCGTCAATACAATGGCTTATACGGAAGCCGAAATTGACCGAATTGGGCGGGTCGCTTTTGAAACGGCTCGAAAACGGGGGAAAAAACTTTGCTCCGTGGATAAATCCAATGTGCTGGAAGTGTCCCAGTTATGGCGCGATCGCATGACTCAACTCGCGGCTGAGTATCCGGATGTAGAGCTTTCTCACCTGTATGTTGATAATGCTGCGATGCAGCTTTTGCGGGCACCAAAGCAATTTGACACGATTGTTACTGGCAATCTGTTCGGAGATATTCTCTCGGATGCCGCTGCCATGCTCACCGGTAGTATTGGAATGTTACCCTCCGCGAGTTTAGGCGAAAAAGGGCCTGGGCTGTTTGAACCCGTTCATGGCTCTGCCCCCGACATTGCTGGACAAGATAAAGCTAACCCGTTAGCCCAGGTTCTGAGTGCAGCAATGATGCTACGCTATGGTTTAAATCAGCCGACGGCGGCTGACCGAATTGAGCAAGCCGTACTCAGGGTTTTGGATCAAGGCGATCGCACAGGGGACATCATGTCAGAAGGAATGAACCCACTGGGTTGCCGAGCCATGGGAAATGCCCTGATTCAGGCACTATCGGGAGGCTAA
- a CDS encoding prepilin peptidase: MEALFTAVTSLIVFAVGASFGSFLNVVVYRLPAKLSLLWPPSRCPDCSHLLKKRDNVPVIGWLWLKGRCRYCKRRISWRYPVVEAVTGLLFLLVFLLYGFSGQTLGYWAFLSWLLVLSLIDLDTMTLPNSLTQSGLIVGLVFQGTVGFFHSSQWTGMSQQLMTGIVGAVLGIWLFDFIAFAGSMVFGQTAMGGGDAKLAAMMGAWLGWKYLLLSGFIACALGAFVGGGAIALGWIDRRQPMPFGPFLALGAGLTVFWGEAIVSTYMQLFFPWS, translated from the coding sequence ATGGAAGCGCTGTTTACTGCTGTAACATCTTTGATTGTTTTTGCTGTAGGTGCATCGTTTGGTAGCTTCCTCAATGTTGTGGTTTACCGACTACCAGCAAAGTTATCGCTGTTGTGGCCCCCCTCCCGCTGCCCTGATTGCTCGCATCTGTTAAAAAAGCGGGATAATGTCCCCGTCATAGGCTGGCTGTGGTTGAAAGGACGTTGTCGTTACTGTAAACGTCGAATTTCTTGGCGCTATCCTGTTGTTGAGGCCGTAACGGGTCTGCTATTTTTGTTAGTATTTTTGCTCTATGGTTTTAGTGGGCAAACGTTAGGATATTGGGCTTTTTTGAGTTGGTTATTGGTGCTTTCTCTGATTGACCTAGACACCATGACTTTACCAAATTCATTGACTCAATCAGGATTAATTGTGGGTTTAGTCTTTCAAGGAACTGTCGGTTTTTTCCACTCGTCTCAATGGACAGGAATGTCTCAGCAGCTCATGACTGGTATAGTCGGTGCCGTGCTGGGAATTTGGTTATTTGATTTCATTGCCTTTGCCGGCTCGATGGTATTTGGACAAACCGCTATGGGTGGGGGTGATGCCAAATTAGCGGCGATGATGGGAGCCTGGTTGGGATGGAAATATCTGCTGTTGAGTGGGTTTATCGCCTGTGCCCTAGGAGCCTTTGTTGGAGGAGGTGCGATCGCTCTGGGCTGGATCGACCGAAGACAACCGATGCCCTTTGGCCCCTTTCTCGCCTTAGGAGCCGGCTTGACCGTTTTTTGGGGCGAGGCGATTGTTTCTACCTATATGCAGCTATTTTTCCCTTGGAGTTGA
- the accD gene encoding acetyl-CoA carboxylase, carboxyltransferase subunit beta, producing MSLFDWFANRRKSEPTNPQPPEREIADGLWTKCPECGVLAYTKDLQANQMVCLECKHHMRVYSDERIGQLIDPNTWIPLDEHLCPTDPLKFRDRKQYADRLRETQDKIHLVDAVQTGTGQLDSLPMALGAMDFRFMGGSMGSVVGEKLTRLIEHATLRSLPVVIICASGGARMQEGMLSLMQMAKISGALERHREARLLYIPVLTHPTTGGVTASFAMLGDIILAEPEATIGFAGRRVIEQTLREKLPDDFQTSEYLLQHGFVDAIVPRTQLKRTLAQLIRLHQPLSTSPSMFPLPEAMRLSVTKGSGS from the coding sequence ATGTCTCTATTCGATTGGTTTGCAAATCGACGAAAATCAGAACCCACTAATCCACAACCGCCAGAGCGTGAGATTGCAGACGGGCTATGGACAAAGTGCCCGGAATGCGGGGTCTTGGCTTACACAAAAGACCTGCAAGCCAATCAAATGGTTTGTCTAGAATGCAAGCATCACATGCGGGTCTATAGTGACGAGCGCATTGGGCAACTGATTGACCCTAATACTTGGATTCCCCTGGATGAGCATTTGTGTCCGACCGATCCCTTGAAGTTTCGCGATCGCAAACAATATGCGGATCGTTTGCGAGAAACTCAAGATAAAATCCACCTGGTGGACGCGGTTCAAACCGGTACGGGTCAACTCGATAGCTTACCTATGGCTTTGGGGGCCATGGACTTCCGCTTTATGGGGGGCAGTATGGGTTCTGTGGTGGGCGAAAAACTCACCCGTTTGATCGAACATGCCACGCTACGCAGCCTACCTGTTGTAATTATCTGTGCCTCCGGGGGAGCCAGGATGCAAGAGGGGATGCTCAGTCTAATGCAGATGGCCAAAATCTCAGGAGCCTTAGAACGCCATCGCGAAGCCAGACTGCTTTACATTCCAGTTCTGACGCATCCCACCACAGGTGGCGTCACGGCAAGCTTTGCCATGCTAGGAGACATCATTCTGGCAGAACCTGAAGCAACGATTGGCTTTGCCGGACGTCGGGTAATTGAGCAAACCCTGCGAGAAAAACTGCCAGACGACTTTCAGACTTCTGAGTATTTATTACAGCATGGCTTTGTGGATGCGATCGTGCCCCGAACTCAGTTGAAAAGAACCCTGGCTCAACTAATTCGTCTCCATCAACCCCTCTCTACATCACCGTCGATGTTTCCCTTACCTGAAGCAATGCGCTTGAGTGTTACCAAGGGAAGTGGAAGCTAA
- a CDS encoding translation initiation factor IF-2 N-terminal domain-containing protein has translation MGFADLSIAEIAAEYNLPPEEVCHRCEQLGIAYKTQETRLALEDAKAIISMILSEREGSVTPRE, from the coding sequence ATGGGGTTTGCAGACCTGTCAATTGCGGAGATTGCCGCAGAGTATAACCTTCCTCCTGAGGAAGTTTGCCATCGATGCGAGCAGTTGGGAATTGCTTACAAAACTCAAGAAACCCGTCTGGCTCTGGAGGATGCCAAGGCAATTATTTCTATGATTTTGTCCGAAAGAGAGGGTTCAGTTACACCTCGAGAGTAG
- the psbV gene encoding photosystem II cytochrome c-550: MKRFILLALAVVFFAFQIAVGSAAAVELTPEIRTVKADEAGDTITLSLQQVQKGKRLFNDTCAQCHGGGRTKTDPNVGLGTDALAGATPPRDNIAALVDYMKNPTTYDGVTEIAELHPSIKSADIYPEMRNLTDDDLEAIAGHILFQPKILGRMWGGGKVYN, encoded by the coding sequence ATGAAGCGATTCATCTTGCTTGCGTTGGCAGTTGTATTTTTTGCCTTTCAAATCGCTGTTGGGAGTGCAGCCGCTGTTGAACTGACCCCGGAAATACGCACGGTGAAGGCCGATGAAGCGGGTGACACCATTACCCTCAGCCTCCAGCAAGTGCAAAAAGGCAAGCGCTTGTTTAACGATACCTGTGCTCAATGTCATGGGGGCGGCAGAACGAAAACTGACCCCAACGTGGGCTTAGGGACTGATGCGCTGGCTGGAGCAACACCACCCCGTGATAATATTGCCGCGTTGGTGGATTACATGAAGAATCCCACGACCTACGACGGGGTGACTGAAATTGCTGAGTTACACCCCAGTATCAAGAGTGCTGATATCTATCCCGAAATGAGAAATCTCACCGATGATGACCTAGAAGCGATCGCGGGTCATATCCTGTTCCAGCCGAAAATCCTTGGCAGAATGTGGGGAGGTGGCAAAGTCTACAACTAA
- the psbV2 gene encoding photosystem II cytochrome PsbV2 — protein MLTRSIQIPQVLHALRRQLFSVHFLLAAVIAVWGVFLVSSPAQAATDSYVRRYLDVKEPISLALDGKGQTKPFSGEDLSFGKELFEAHCLNCHVGGATLPDPTVSLALDTLAGATPPRDNINGIVNFLREPMTYDGSDLSFWCRQVSESWIPQEQIEKLAAFVLRAAQKAPGWGTSNF, from the coding sequence ATGCTGACCCGCTCCATCCAAATCCCTCAAGTTTTACACGCCTTACGGCGTCAACTGTTCTCGGTTCACTTTTTACTAGCCGCTGTAATCGCTGTCTGGGGCGTTTTTCTGGTCAGCTCACCGGCTCAGGCGGCTACAGATAGCTACGTTAGGCGCTACCTCGATGTCAAAGAGCCAATCTCTCTGGCGTTAGATGGGAAGGGTCAAACCAAGCCGTTCTCTGGCGAAGACTTGTCCTTTGGGAAAGAGCTGTTTGAGGCTCATTGCCTCAATTGTCATGTTGGGGGAGCCACCTTGCCAGATCCAACCGTGTCTCTGGCACTAGATACCCTGGCGGGTGCCACACCACCTCGTGATAATATCAACGGCATTGTGAATTTCTTGAGAGAACCCATGACCTATGACGGCAGCGATCTGAGCTTTTGGTGCCGTCAAGTCTCGGAAAGTTGGATACCACAGGAGCAAATTGAGAAGTTAGCTGCTTTTGTTTTGAGAGCTGCCCAAAAAGCACCTGGATGGGGTACCTCCAATTTCTAG
- the petE gene encoding plastocyanin, which yields MKFKAAITRSVGLLLSTILLIVASFALSATPASAETYTIKMGTDSGMLQFEPSSVTIKPGDTVKWVMNKVPPHNAVFDDTKIPGGEKALAKKLSHDKLTFAPGESFETTFPGDTAPGTYPFYCQPHRGAGMAGKVIVQ from the coding sequence ATGAAATTTAAAGCCGCAATTACACGCAGTGTCGGGTTGCTACTGTCTACAATTCTGCTGATAGTTGCTAGCTTTGCCTTATCGGCAACACCTGCATCCGCAGAAACCTATACGATTAAGATGGGTACCGACAGCGGAATGCTTCAGTTTGAGCCATCATCCGTCACAATTAAGCCAGGTGACACAGTCAAGTGGGTGATGAATAAAGTTCCTCCTCACAACGCAGTCTTTGATGATACTAAAATCCCTGGCGGAGAGAAGGCGTTGGCGAAGAAGTTATCTCACGACAAATTAACCTTCGCTCCGGGTGAGTCTTTCGAGACGACTTTCCCCGGCGATACCGCGCCCGGAACCTATCCTTTCTACTGCCAACCTCACCGGGGTGCTGGCATGGCAGGCAAGGTCATTGTCCAATAA
- a CDS encoding rhomboid family intramembrane serine protease — MFPISDHNPTRITPYVTYALIGANVFIFLYQLRLTPPQLEQFFQLYAVVPKELTASFGGIPVNQSVPEPLTLVTSQFLHGGFLHILGNMLFLWIFGNNIEDKLGHIKYIIFYITCGVLAALAQWFFSMQSGIPSLGASGAIAGVMGAYILRFPHAKIRTLVFLGPLIVFPDIPAIFFLGIWFLQQALYGIASLNVPSNIGMESGGVAYWAHAGGFVFGAILGPLLGLFSEDSRG; from the coding sequence GTGTTTCCCATTAGCGATCACAATCCGACGCGCATCACCCCTTACGTCACTTATGCCCTGATTGGCGCAAATGTCTTTATTTTTCTGTATCAGCTAAGATTAACACCGCCCCAACTGGAGCAGTTTTTCCAGTTATATGCTGTTGTGCCTAAAGAGTTAACCGCAAGTTTCGGTGGCATCCCCGTCAATCAAAGCGTGCCAGAACCCCTAACCTTGGTAACCTCTCAGTTTTTACATGGTGGTTTTTTGCATATTTTGGGCAATATGCTGTTTTTGTGGATTTTTGGCAACAATATAGAAGATAAGTTAGGACACATTAAGTACATTATTTTTTATATTACTTGTGGTGTTCTAGCCGCTTTGGCTCAGTGGTTTTTCTCCATGCAATCGGGTATTCCTTCCTTGGGTGCCAGTGGCGCGATCGCTGGGGTGATGGGAGCCTATATACTGAGGTTTCCCCATGCTAAAATCCGAACTTTAGTATTTCTCGGCCCACTCATCGTCTTCCCCGATATTCCAGCTATTTTCTTCTTGGGCATTTGGTTCCTACAGCAAGCCTTATACGGCATTGCCAGTTTGAATGTACCCAGTAATATCGGGATGGAGAGTGGGGGAGTAGCTTACTGGGCGCACGCGGGTGGATTTGTTTTCGGAGCCATTCTTGGCCCCTTGCTTGGGCTGTTTTCTGAGGATTCTAGAGGATGA
- a CDS encoding rhomboid family intramembrane serine protease, protein MVPLRDENPIRITPYVTYALIAANLLIFIYELTLAGPQLDGFFHLFAVVPKELTYSFNGISVNQPVPEPLTLITSQFLHASFTHVGFNMLFLWIFGNNIEEELGRVKFLIFYLACGVLAALTQWFFSMQSGVPSLGASGAIAGVMGAYILKFPRAKVVTFLPLGFFFTTVRVPALFYLGFWFLQQAFNGVTMLEAPANVGMESGGVAYWAHAGGFVFGAILGPLLGLFAPDTKPPAYTTEPDSY, encoded by the coding sequence GTGGTTCCCCTACGTGATGAAAATCCGATAAGAATAACTCCTTATGTCACTTACGCCCTGATTGCCGCCAATCTCTTGATTTTTATCTATGAGCTGACTTTGGCTGGGCCTCAACTTGATGGATTTTTCCATCTTTTTGCGGTTGTTCCCAAAGAACTCACTTACAGTTTTAATGGTATTTCTGTCAATCAGCCAGTACCAGAACCCCTGACTTTGATCACCTCACAGTTCCTCCATGCGAGCTTTACTCATGTGGGGTTTAATATGTTGTTTCTGTGGATTTTTGGTAACAATATTGAAGAGGAACTGGGTAGGGTTAAGTTTTTAATTTTTTATCTAGCTTGTGGGGTATTAGCGGCTCTTACCCAGTGGTTTTTCTCCATGCAATCTGGTGTTCCTTCTTTGGGTGCCAGCGGTGCGATCGCAGGCGTTATGGGTGCTTATATTCTTAAGTTCCCTAGGGCTAAGGTCGTTACATTCCTGCCCCTTGGTTTCTTTTTCACAACCGTAAGAGTCCCTGCCCTGTTTTATCTAGGTTTTTGGTTTTTGCAGCAAGCCTTTAATGGGGTAACCATGCTAGAAGCCCCCGCGAATGTTGGGATGGAAAGTGGTGGAGTTGCCTACTGGGCACATGCTGGTGGCTTTGTTTTTGGCGCAATTCTCGGCCCTTTATTGGGGTTATTTGCTCCTGACACCAAACCCCCAGCTTATACTACAGAACCGGACTCGTACTAA
- a CDS encoding heme o synthase: MVGTSVSRQHENFLQVIQSYYQLTKPRIIPLLLITTAAGMWMASDGRVDPFLLLVTLVGGTLAAASAQVLNCIYDRDIDYDMERTRHRPIPSGKVQPRDAMLFAISLGLLSFTLLTVFANLLSALLAMSGIVFYMAIYTHLLKRHTPHNIVIGGAAGAIPALVGWAAVTGELSWVAWLLFAIVFLWTPPHFWALALMIRDDYAKVGIPMLPVVAGEESTTRQIWIYTLLVVPASLLLIYPLGALGVVYGAIAVWLGIIFIQKAWQLLQAPTDKQLARSMFKYSILYMMLLCTGMVVDSLPIMQQVTTGLTENLQTLVSAILIGG; the protein is encoded by the coding sequence ATGGTTGGGACAAGTGTCTCCCGTCAACATGAAAACTTCCTACAAGTTATTCAAAGCTACTATCAACTGACCAAGCCTCGGATTATCCCACTGCTACTGATTACGACAGCGGCGGGGATGTGGATGGCATCGGATGGACGAGTAGACCCCTTTTTGCTGCTAGTAACTCTGGTGGGTGGAACCCTGGCAGCGGCTTCCGCCCAAGTCCTTAATTGCATTTATGATCGCGACATCGACTACGATATGGAGCGCACACGTCATCGCCCGATTCCGTCGGGTAAGGTGCAGCCCCGTGATGCCATGTTGTTTGCGATCTCGTTAGGCTTGCTCTCTTTCACCCTACTTACGGTATTCGCTAATCTGCTGTCTGCCCTTTTAGCCATGTCCGGTATTGTCTTCTACATGGCTATTTATACTCATTTACTCAAACGCCATACTCCCCACAATATCGTGATTGGTGGTGCAGCCGGAGCGATCCCAGCACTAGTTGGTTGGGCTGCCGTGACAGGTGAATTGAGTTGGGTGGCTTGGTTACTGTTTGCCATTGTCTTTCTGTGGACACCCCCCCACTTCTGGGCATTAGCGTTGATGATTCGCGATGACTATGCCAAAGTTGGGATTCCGATGCTGCCGGTGGTGGCGGGTGAAGAGTCCACGACTCGTCAGATTTGGATTTATACCCTGTTAGTCGTCCCGGCTTCCCTCTTGCTGATTTATCCCTTGGGAGCCTTGGGTGTGGTCTATGGTGCGATCGCAGTATGGTTGGGAATCATTTTTATCCAAAAAGCATGGCAACTCTTACAAGCACCAACAGATAAGCAATTAGCCCGTTCCATGTTTAAATATTCCATCCTTTACATGATGCTTTTATGTACGGGAATGGTTGTCGATAGCTTGCCCATCATGCAACAAGTTACAACAGGTTTAACGGAAAATCTGCAAACCCTAGTCAGCGCTATCTTGATTGGTGGTTAA